The Flavobacterium sp. CBA20B-1 genome includes the window AACACTTGAGACAAGTAATCTTCCATTCCCAAACGTACAATTTCACTTTCTATGTAACCTTTTACTTTATTTTCTTGTCCGCTTACGGCTCTTACTACATACCATTTTTTTATACTACTTTCTGTCATGCTCTTTTAAATTTACGAATTTAAAAGGTTAAAGAAACCAGCTAAAGCTTCAGAAAACAATGTATCTACGCCCCATGTAGCTAATGAAAGTACTACTGTAAAGATAGCAACAATAATTGTGTAGCGTTGCACCTCTGCCCATGGTGTCCATGTAACATTTGCTTTTAATTCGGTAAACGCATCAGATATATAATTAACTACTTTTGCCATTGTGATTTGTTTTTGCACGGGTGGAGGGATTCGAACCCCCATCAACGGTTTTGGAGACCGCTATTCTACCCTTGAACTACACCCGTTTGTTAAAAAGTTGGCAGAATAGTCTGCCAACTTAAAAAATATTCTAAAACTGTAATTAGTCTAAAATTTCAGTTACCTGACCAGCACCTACTGTACGACCACCTTCGCGGATAGCGAAACGTAAACCTACTGATAATGCGATTGGTTGTAATAAATCAACAGTGATTGTTAAGTTATCTCCAGGCATAACCATATCCGTTCCTTCTGGTAACATGATTGTTCCTGTTACGTCAGTTGTACGAACGTAAAACTGTGGACGGTAGTTATTGTGGAATGGAGTGTGACGTCCACCTTCTTCTTTTTTCAAGATATAAACCTCTGCTTTGAATTTAGCGTGTGGCTTAACTGAACCTGGCTTAACGATAACCATACCACGACGGATATCAGCTTTATCGATACCACGTAATAATAAACCTACGTTATCACCTGCTTCACCACGGTCTAAGATTTTACGGAACATTTCAACCCCTGTAATTGTAGAAGTTAATTTATCTGCACCCATACCAATGATTTCAACAGCATCAC containing:
- the secE gene encoding preprotein translocase subunit SecE, whose protein sequence is MAKVVNYISDAFTELKANVTWTPWAEVQRYTIIVAIFTVVLSLATWGVDTLFSEALAGFFNLLNS